A region from the Deinococcus sp. QL22 genome encodes:
- the hpaE gene encoding 5-carboxymethyl-2-hydroxymuconate semialdehyde dehydrogenase, protein MTQTMLPQTTHPNLEKAAALAAKLQPLRHLIGGQWAESDGGERFDSVNPHDGSVLTSAPSGTAEDIDRSARAAHDAFQIWRNVSGAERRRLLHRIADAIEARADEIALLESLDTGQAIRFMKSAATRGAENFRFFADRAPSAGDGQSLPAPGFINYTLRQPIGPVGVITPWNTPFMLSTWKIAPALAAGCTVVHKPAEWSPVTATLLAEIMQGVFEEAGLPSGIVNLVHGYGESAGKALTEHPLIQAVAFVGETTTGSHIMRQGADTLKRVHFELGGKNPVVVFDDADLDKALDAVVFMIYSLNGERCTSSSRVLIQSGIYDEFTARIAERARNLRVGHPLDPATEVGPLVHPRHTGKVTSYFELAREEGATIAAGGEAQGGNYVSPTLFIGARADMRIAQEEIFGPVLTAIPFADETEALAIANGVRYGLAAYLWTNDITRAHRFAQNVEAGMVWVNSENVRHLPTPFGGVKNSGIGRDGGDHSFEFYMETKNIAISLGTHKTARLGVGEEQPTRDGIDRKLAE, encoded by the coding sequence ATGACCCAAACGATGCTTCCCCAAACCACGCACCCCAACCTAGAAAAGGCGGCGGCCCTTGCCGCCAAGCTTCAGCCCCTGCGCCATCTGATCGGCGGACAGTGGGCCGAATCGGACGGTGGCGAACGCTTCGACTCGGTGAACCCGCATGACGGCAGCGTGCTAACCAGCGCCCCCAGCGGCACGGCGGAAGACATTGACCGATCCGCCCGCGCTGCCCACGACGCCTTTCAGATCTGGCGCAACGTGAGCGGAGCCGAGCGCCGCCGCCTGCTGCACCGAATTGCCGACGCCATCGAGGCCCGCGCCGACGAAATCGCGCTGCTGGAGAGCCTCGACACCGGGCAGGCCATACGCTTTATGAAATCGGCGGCCACACGTGGGGCCGAGAACTTCCGGTTTTTTGCAGACCGCGCCCCCAGCGCAGGCGACGGCCAGAGCCTTCCTGCGCCCGGCTTCATCAACTACACGCTGCGCCAGCCGATTGGCCCGGTCGGCGTGATTACGCCGTGGAATACGCCGTTCATGCTGAGCACCTGGAAAATTGCCCCCGCGCTGGCGGCGGGCTGCACGGTGGTTCACAAGCCCGCCGAATGGAGTCCGGTGACGGCAACGCTGCTGGCCGAGATCATGCAGGGCGTGTTCGAGGAAGCAGGCCTGCCCAGCGGGATCGTGAATCTGGTGCACGGCTATGGCGAGAGCGCGGGCAAGGCGCTGACCGAACACCCGCTGATTCAGGCGGTGGCGTTCGTGGGCGAAACCACCACGGGCAGCCACATCATGCGGCAGGGGGCCGACACCCTCAAGCGCGTTCACTTCGAGCTGGGCGGCAAAAATCCGGTGGTGGTCTTCGATGATGCCGACCTGGACAAGGCTCTGGACGCCGTGGTTTTCATGATCTACAGCCTGAACGGGGAACGCTGCACCAGCTCCAGCCGGGTGCTGATCCAGAGCGGAATTTACGACGAATTCACCGCCCGGATTGCCGAACGCGCCCGCAATTTGCGCGTGGGCCACCCGCTCGACCCCGCCACCGAGGTTGGGCCGCTCGTTCACCCCCGGCATACCGGCAAAGTAACTTCTTACTTTGAGTTGGCACGCGAGGAAGGCGCAACGATTGCCGCAGGCGGGGAAGCACAAGGTGGGAACTACGTGTCTCCGACACTGTTTATCGGGGCGCGGGCCGATATGCGGATTGCTCAAGAAGAAATCTTTGGCCCGGTGCTGACAGCCATTCCTTTTGCCGATGAAACTGAAGCCTTAGCCATTGCCAACGGCGTGCGTTACGGCCTCGCCGCCTACCTATGGACGAACGATATTACGCGTGCCCACCGCTTTGCCCAGAACGTGGAAGCGGGCATGGTGTGGGTCAACTCCGAAAATGTGCGGCACCTGCCCACGCCCTTTGGCGGCGTGAAAAACAGCGGCATCGGGCGCGACGGCGGCGACCATTCCTTCGAGTTCTATATGGAAACCAAGAACATCGCCATCTCGCTGGGTACGCACAAAACGGCGCGGCTAGGGGTGGGGGAAGAGCAGCCCACGCGGGACGGAATAGACCGGAAGTTGGCGGAATAA
- the hpaH gene encoding 2-oxo-hept-4-ene-1,7-dioate hydratase, whose product MTGPQRAIPDDQLSALAAELEGAEATGVSLSPFSERFEGMTIADAYAVQRAWVAHKVSTGRRILGHKIGLTSRAMQMASQINEPDYGALLDDMFFEPNGDIPLSRFVAPKVEVELAFILKSDLRGPGVTLLDVLRATEYVTPAAEIIDARIERISRATGKPRRVLDTISDNAANAGIILGGRAVRPDDIDLRWAAALCIRNGVIEETGVAAGVLGHPAAGIAWLANRLAPHGEGLKAGEVVLAGSFTRPVDIGAGDVFTFDYGPLGTFSCRFAGGARGQ is encoded by the coding sequence ATGACCGGGCCTCAGCGAGCTATCCCAGACGATCAACTGTCTGCCCTCGCCGCCGAGTTAGAGGGGGCCGAGGCCACAGGCGTCAGCCTCTCCCCCTTCTCCGAGCGCTTTGAGGGAATGACCATTGCCGATGCTTACGCCGTGCAGCGGGCGTGGGTGGCACACAAAGTCAGTACCGGGCGGCGCATTTTGGGCCACAAAATCGGCCTGACTTCGCGGGCCATGCAGATGGCTTCTCAGATCAACGAGCCAGACTACGGAGCGCTGCTGGACGATATGTTCTTCGAGCCGAACGGGGACATTCCGCTGTCCCGGTTTGTGGCTCCCAAGGTGGAAGTGGAACTGGCGTTCATCCTCAAATCTGATCTGCGTGGCCCGGGCGTGACCCTGCTGGACGTACTGCGGGCCACCGAATACGTGACGCCCGCCGCAGAGATCATCGACGCCCGCATCGAGCGAATCAGCCGCGCTACAGGCAAGCCCCGGCGCGTGCTGGACACCATCAGCGACAACGCTGCCAACGCCGGAATTATTCTGGGCGGGCGGGCGGTGCGCCCCGACGATATAGATTTGCGCTGGGCTGCGGCCTTGTGCATCCGCAACGGAGTGATTGAGGAAACTGGTGTGGCGGCGGGCGTGCTGGGCCATCCGGCGGCAGGAATCGCGTGGCTGGCAAACCGCCTGGCCCCGCACGGCGAAGGCCTCAAGGCTGGCGAAGTCGTGCTGGCCGGGTCGTTCACGCGTCCGGTAGATATTGGGGCTGGCGACGTATTCACCTTCGATTATGGGCCACTCGGCACTTTTTCCTGCCGATTCGCGGGGGGAGCACGTGGACAGTAA
- the hpaI gene encoding 4-hydroxy-2-oxoheptanedioate aldolase: MDSKNAFVNNTLANNTFKTRLKSGEQLFGFWLALANSYSAEICAGAGFDWLLIDGEHAPNDLRSTLAQLQAVAPSPSTALVRPPVGDSVLIKQLLDIGARNLIIPMVETAEQARFLVSATRYPPLGIRGVGSALARASAFSRNAEYLKQADEGICLIVQVESAAALAELENIAAVDGVDGVFIGPADLAASMGHLGNPNHADVQGAIQAAAARLKAAGKPAGILATDETVARTYLSWGYSFVAVGVDVMLLARSSTQLAAKFRPG; this comes from the coding sequence GTGGACAGTAAGAACGCTTTTGTAAATAACACTTTGGCGAACAACACTTTTAAGACCCGGTTGAAATCTGGCGAACAATTGTTCGGTTTCTGGCTGGCTCTGGCAAATTCCTACAGCGCCGAAATCTGCGCGGGCGCGGGCTTCGATTGGCTGCTGATTGACGGCGAACACGCCCCCAACGACCTACGCTCCACACTGGCACAGCTTCAGGCTGTTGCGCCCTCTCCATCGACTGCCCTGGTGCGGCCTCCCGTGGGCGACTCCGTGCTGATCAAGCAATTGCTGGATATTGGCGCACGCAACCTCATTATTCCAATGGTAGAAACGGCGGAACAGGCCCGCTTCTTGGTGTCTGCCACCCGGTATCCGCCGCTAGGTATCCGTGGTGTGGGCAGCGCCTTAGCCCGTGCCAGCGCCTTTTCCCGCAATGCGGAGTATCTGAAGCAAGCCGACGAAGGCATCTGCCTGATCGTACAGGTGGAATCGGCGGCAGCGCTGGCAGAATTGGAAAACATCGCGGCTGTAGACGGGGTGGACGGCGTATTCATCGGCCCGGCTGACCTTGCCGCCAGCATGGGCCACCTGGGCAACCCCAATCATGCCGACGTGCAGGGCGCTATTCAGGCCGCCGCCGCCCGACTCAAAGCGGCAGGCAAGCCCGCTGGGATTCTCGCCACCGATGAAACAGTGGCCCGCACCTACCTGAGTTGGGGCTACAGTTTTGTGGCTGTCGGGGTAGACGTCATGCTGTTGGCCCGCTCTAGCACGCAACTTGCCGCCAAGTTCAGGCCGGGTTAA
- a CDS encoding ParB/RepB/Spo0J family partition protein, with amino-acid sequence MSTKSRPAVRPVVGSRLSGLVSGVEALSQPASTTLPVSVLQAGTFQPRVHFAPDALEDLARSIREQGVLQPLLVRPLAGGRYEIVAGERRWRAAGLAGLAEVPVLIRDLDDSQARLAAAVENLQRENLNVIEEVRARLQVAAAALNVPEAEAVARMFALDRAPEADPEAVARLDTTFGALGRESWRSFIRNRAAVLNLPDNVQAAVRAGLDYRKALIVGRVADADARAKLLQSAEAGATVQELRVQVAPAAVPGENWQAVARRLSHKRALDSLDPARRKKIERLLGQVQALLDGE; translated from the coding sequence ATGAGCACCAAAAGTCGGCCAGCAGTGCGTCCAGTGGTCGGCTCGCGCCTGAGTGGGCTGGTGTCTGGAGTAGAAGCATTGTCTCAGCCTGCTTCGACTACCTTGCCCGTGTCGGTTTTGCAGGCTGGAACTTTTCAACCCCGCGTGCATTTTGCGCCCGATGCTCTGGAAGACTTGGCCCGCAGTATCCGCGAACAGGGCGTCTTGCAACCGCTGTTGGTGCGTCCACTGGCCGGGGGCCGCTACGAAATCGTGGCCGGAGAACGGCGCTGGCGTGCGGCTGGGTTGGCTGGACTTGCCGAGGTTCCGGTGCTGATCCGGGATTTGGATGATTCGCAGGCGCGTCTGGCCGCCGCTGTGGAAAACCTGCAACGCGAGAATCTGAACGTGATCGAGGAAGTGCGGGCGAGGTTGCAGGTGGCCGCCGCCGCGTTGAACGTGCCAGAAGCCGAGGCGGTGGCCCGGATGTTCGCGCTCGACCGTGCGCCGGAAGCTGACCCGGAAGCGGTGGCCCGTCTGGACACCACCTTTGGTGCACTGGGCCGAGAGTCGTGGCGCTCTTTTATTCGCAACCGCGCCGCTGTGTTAAATCTGCCAGATAATGTGCAGGCCGCCGTGCGTGCGGGACTGGATTACCGCAAGGCGTTGATTGTGGGCCGCGTCGCTGATGCTGACGCACGCGCCAAATTATTGCAATCTGCTGAAGCAGGAGCCACTGTTCAGGAACTCCGCGTACAGGTCGCACCCGCCGCTGTCCCCGGCGAAAACTGGCAAGCAGTGGCCCGCCGCCTCAGCCACAAGCGGGCGCTAGACAGCCTTGACCCTGCCCGCCGCAAAAAAATAGAGCGGTTGCTGGGGCAGGTGCAAGCTTTACTAGACGGCGAATAA
- the hpaB gene encoding 4-hydroxyphenylacetate 3-monooxygenase, oxygenase component: MAILTGQQFLDRLQHQPPTLYIDGQRVVDPTTHPATRNMARSLAGLYDLQHDSDLRDTLSFEEDGERYAMSFFVPCSKDDLARIGKAHHLRANYSLGFLGRAPDYMNANVMAAGLGAAYFGACEASGEGKRDFAANMRNYYEFVRRNDLCLTHALTNPQVNRAKQASEMPDPYIALGVVEEREDGVVVRGARMMATLPIADEILVFPSTVLKENADKSRYAMGFALPTNAPGLSFQCREPFDIGRDPEDHPLGSRFDEQDAFVIFDDVLVPWERVFLLYDTELANKAYAGTDAVLHMAYQVVNLKIAKTEALLGVAQGIVNAIGSGQFQHVQEKVSEFILTLEIMKALEVAAREGATLNQYGVMTPARGPLDAARNYYPAVYARLTELIQLLGASGIIMMPSKADREGPLGPMIAKYLQAGNASAEERLKLFRLAWDMTMSSFGGRQNLYEKFFFGDPVRMRSALYDVYDKAPYVERIHSFLKRSETPEAVAADD; encoded by the coding sequence ATGGCTATTCTGACCGGACAGCAGTTCCTAGACCGCCTTCAGCACCAGCCGCCCACGCTGTACATCGACGGCCAGCGCGTCGTCGATCCCACCACCCACCCAGCCACGCGCAACATGGCCCGCAGCTTGGCGGGGCTGTACGACCTTCAGCATGACTCCGATCTGCGCGACACGCTCAGCTTTGAAGAAGACGGCGAACGCTACGCCATGAGCTTTTTCGTGCCGTGCAGTAAGGATGATCTGGCCCGAATCGGGAAGGCCCACCACCTGCGGGCCAACTATTCGCTGGGCTTTCTGGGCCGTGCGCCCGACTATATGAATGCCAACGTGATGGCTGCCGGACTGGGCGCGGCCTACTTTGGCGCGTGCGAGGCCAGCGGCGAGGGCAAGCGCGATTTTGCCGCCAACATGCGCAACTATTACGAGTTCGTGCGCCGCAACGACCTGTGCCTGACGCACGCGCTGACCAATCCGCAGGTGAACCGGGCCAAGCAGGCCTCGGAAATGCCCGACCCCTACATTGCGCTGGGCGTGGTGGAGGAGCGCGAGGACGGCGTGGTGGTGCGCGGCGCTCGCATGATGGCGACCCTGCCGATTGCCGATGAAATCTTGGTGTTCCCGTCTACCGTGCTGAAGGAAAACGCTGATAAATCCCGCTACGCGATGGGCTTTGCACTGCCGACCAATGCCCCCGGCCTCAGTTTTCAGTGCCGCGAACCGTTCGATATTGGCCGTGACCCCGAAGATCACCCCCTGGGCAGCCGCTTTGACGAGCAAGACGCCTTCGTGATTTTTGACGATGTACTGGTGCCCTGGGAGCGTGTGTTCCTGCTGTATGATACCGAACTGGCAAACAAGGCCTACGCGGGCACCGACGCCGTGCTGCACATGGCCTATCAGGTGGTCAATCTGAAGATTGCTAAAACTGAAGCTCTGCTGGGCGTGGCGCAGGGCATCGTGAATGCCATCGGCAGCGGGCAGTTTCAGCATGTGCAGGAAAAGGTCAGCGAATTCATCCTGACGCTGGAAATCATGAAGGCACTGGAAGTGGCGGCGCGTGAAGGGGCAACCTTGAACCAATACGGTGTGATGACCCCGGCGCGTGGCCCGCTGGACGCCGCCCGCAACTACTACCCCGCCGTGTATGCCCGCCTGACCGAGCTGATTCAATTGCTGGGCGCATCGGGAATCATCATGATGCCCAGTAAAGCCGACCGCGAAGGCCCGCTGGGGCCGATGATCGCCAAGTATTTGCAGGCCGGAAACGCCAGCGCCGAAGAACGCCTGAAACTGTTCCGGCTCGCATGGGATATGACCATGAGCAGCTTTGGCGGGCGGCAAAACCTGTACGAAAAATTCTTCTTTGGCGACCCCGTGCGGATGCGTTCGGCCCTGTATGACGTATACGACAAAGCGCCGTATGTGGAACGCATTCACAGCTTCCTGAAGCGCAGCGAAACGCCCGAAGCGGTGGCCGCCGATGACTGA
- the glf gene encoding UDP-galactopyranose mutase — MTDSMNLNMQNSWKKQGFDYLIVGAGFAGSVLAERLASVGKRVLIVERRPHIGGNAYDRHDEAGILIHPYGPHIFHTNSRQVFDYLSQFTAWRPYEHRVLANVDGQKLPIPINLDTVNRLYGLSLTAAQLEDYFASVAEPVEQVRTSEDVIVNRVGRDLYNKFFRGYTRKQWGLDPSELDSSVTARVPTRTSRDDRYFTDTYQAMPRHGYTRMFEAMLAHPNISVMLNTDYRDVIDMLPHDHLIYTGPIDTFFDFRYGRLPYRSLNFEHVTLPQEQFQPVGTVNHPNDSTFTRVSEFKHITGQTHAQTSLVYEYPTAEGDPYYPVPRPENAELYRKYAADAEAMPNVTFVGRLATYKYYNMDQVVAQALMTFKQLESELAGIRTEAEVQV; from the coding sequence ATGACTGATTCTATGAACCTCAATATGCAGAACAGCTGGAAAAAGCAGGGATTCGACTATTTAATTGTGGGTGCAGGGTTTGCTGGGTCGGTATTGGCCGAGCGACTGGCCAGCGTGGGCAAGCGCGTGTTGATTGTGGAACGCCGCCCGCATATCGGCGGCAATGCCTATGACCGTCACGATGAGGCCGGCATTCTGATTCACCCATATGGCCCACACATCTTCCATACCAACTCGCGGCAGGTGTTCGATTACCTCTCGCAATTTACGGCGTGGCGGCCCTACGAACACCGCGTGCTGGCGAATGTAGACGGCCAAAAGCTGCCTATTCCTATCAACCTCGATACCGTGAACCGCCTGTATGGTCTGAGCCTGACCGCCGCGCAACTCGAAGATTATTTTGCCAGCGTGGCCGAACCCGTGGAGCAGGTACGCACGAGTGAAGACGTGATCGTGAACCGGGTGGGCCGCGACCTGTACAACAAGTTTTTCCGGGGCTATACCCGCAAGCAGTGGGGCCTTGATCCCTCCGAACTTGATTCCTCGGTCACGGCCCGCGTGCCGACCCGCACCAGCCGCGATGACCGTTACTTTACCGACACGTATCAGGCCATGCCACGCCACGGCTACACGCGTATGTTCGAAGCCATGCTGGCGCACCCCAACATCAGCGTGATGCTGAATACCGATTACCGTGACGTGATCGATATGCTGCCCCACGACCACCTGATTTACACCGGCCCCATCGATACATTTTTTGATTTCCGTTATGGCCGCCTGCCCTACCGCAGCCTGAACTTCGAGCACGTCACACTCCCGCAGGAGCAGTTTCAGCCGGTGGGCACAGTCAATCATCCCAACGATTCCACCTTTACCCGCGTGTCGGAGTTCAAGCACATCACGGGTCAGACACACGCGCAAACCAGCCTGGTGTATGAATATCCCACCGCTGAGGGTGACCCCTACTACCCGGTACCCCGCCCCGAAAATGCCGAGCTGTACCGCAAATATGCTGCCGACGCCGAAGCAATGCCCAATGTGACCTTTGTGGGCCGCCTCGCCACCTACAAGTACTACAACATGGATCAGGTGGTGGCTCAGGCCTTGATGACCTTCAAGCAGCTGGAATCCGAACTGGCAGGCATCAGAACCGAGGCAGAAGTTCAGGTGTAA
- a CDS encoding glycosyltransferase has translation MTRAAQNQQVYYVEEPIFGDQGESMALRKDQSGVMVCTPHVTHGLSADESQKRTAKLLQELVRNEGLTDYVLWVYTPMELPITAGLSPALTVYDCMDELANFRHAPPELLTREAELFRRADLVFTGGYRLWEAKRHKHPRVFPFPSSVDVPHFARARTVNAEPEDQAGLVGPRLGFYGVLDERFDAALVSELAERRPDWTFVLLGPVVKVSREELPQASNVHYLGQKCYGDLPAYLSGWDVALLPFARNDSTEFISPTKTPEYLAAGVPVVSTAIHDVVRPYGEQDLLEIAHDAAGFEAAIQKLLDARGTAQAAERQTRADSYLGQLSWDKTWQGMQVQMAEAATNRTTLVVEAADD, from the coding sequence ATGACGCGGGCCGCGCAGAACCAACAGGTCTATTACGTTGAGGAACCGATTTTTGGCGATCAGGGCGAGTCCATGGCGTTGAGGAAGGATCAGAGCGGCGTGATGGTCTGTACCCCGCACGTCACGCATGGCCTGAGTGCCGATGAATCACAGAAGCGCACCGCCAAGCTGCTCCAAGAACTGGTGAGAAACGAGGGGTTGACCGACTATGTACTGTGGGTCTATACGCCAATGGAACTGCCTATCACGGCGGGCCTGAGTCCTGCGCTGACCGTGTACGACTGCATGGACGAACTCGCCAACTTTCGCCACGCACCACCCGAACTGCTGACCCGCGAGGCCGAATTGTTCCGCCGCGCCGATCTGGTGTTCACTGGCGGCTACCGCCTCTGGGAAGCTAAGCGGCACAAACATCCCCGCGTCTTCCCGTTTCCGTCTAGCGTAGATGTACCGCATTTTGCTAGGGCCCGCACGGTGAACGCTGAACCCGAAGACCAGGCGGGGCTGGTTGGCCCACGCTTAGGCTTTTACGGCGTACTGGATGAACGATTTGATGCCGCCCTGGTTTCCGAACTGGCCGAGCGCCGCCCCGACTGGACATTTGTGCTGCTGGGGCCAGTGGTCAAGGTGTCGCGTGAGGAACTGCCGCAGGCCAGCAATGTGCATTATCTGGGCCAGAAATGTTACGGCGATTTGCCCGCTTACCTGAGCGGCTGGGATGTGGCTCTGCTGCCGTTCGCCCGCAACGACTCCACCGAATTTATTTCGCCGACCAAAACTCCGGAGTATTTGGCGGCAGGCGTGCCCGTCGTGTCTACGGCTATCCATGACGTGGTGCGGCCTTACGGGGAGCAAGACTTGCTGGAAATTGCCCACGACGCGGCTGGTTTTGAAGCGGCTATTCAAAAACTCCTGGATGCACGTGGTACGGCACAGGCCGCTGAGCGCCAGACGCGTGCGGATTCATATCTGGGTCAGCTCTCGTGGGACAAAACGTGGCAAGGTATGCAGGTTCAAATGGCCGAAGCTGCCACCAACCGGACAACGCTTGTTGTGGAGGCCGCCGATGACTGA
- a CDS encoding ParA family protein translates to MQTLTLFNHAGGVMKTSLTRDVGHTLAHSGLRVLLIDLDPQANLTDWLGVEGVRREQTAYDMATRGDPLPVPVPVHGLHLIPSDVSLALAEGQMMGVVGAHLHLRGALAQVSDQYDVVLIDSPPSLGQLSILAALAADHLIVPVPTRQKGMNALAGLSEAMATYRKLRPDLTVGLYVPTLYDARRSHDREAYAALQGILKPLASPIPDRGAVWNDSASAGQPVGIYAPGSPVHADVLRVTAEIAQVIGLPFHLTESDSAGVQR, encoded by the coding sequence ATGCAAACACTAACGCTCTTTAATCATGCGGGTGGGGTGATGAAAACCAGCCTGACGCGGGATGTGGGCCACACACTCGCGCACTCGGGGCTGCGGGTTCTCCTGATCGACCTCGACCCTCAGGCCAACTTGACCGATTGGTTGGGTGTGGAGGGTGTCCGCCGCGAACAGACTGCCTACGACATGGCCACGCGGGGCGATCCTTTACCCGTGCCTGTGCCTGTGCATGGTCTTCATCTCATTCCCAGTGATGTGTCCTTGGCACTGGCAGAAGGGCAGATGATGGGCGTGGTGGGCGCTCATCTGCACCTCCGGGGAGCATTGGCGCAGGTTTCAGACCAGTACGATGTGGTGCTGATCGACTCTCCGCCCAGCCTAGGCCAACTGTCCATTCTGGCCGCGCTGGCCGCCGATCACCTGATCGTGCCCGTGCCCACGCGCCAGAAAGGGATGAACGCGCTGGCCGGATTGAGCGAGGCGATGGCGACCTACCGCAAGTTGCGCCCTGACCTAACCGTAGGCCTGTATGTGCCCACCCTCTACGACGCCCGCCGTTCCCATGACCGCGAGGCCTATGCCGCTCTGCAAGGCATTCTGAAGCCGCTCGCCAGCCCCATTCCAGACCGGGGAGCTGTGTGGAACGACAGTGCCAGCGCAGGCCAGCCCGTTGGCATATACGCGCCCGGTTCCCCTGTTCACGCCGATGTATTACGCGTGACCGCCGAAATCGCACAGGTGATTGGATTGCCATTCCACCTGACCGAAAGCGACTCTGCTGGAGTTCAGCGATGA
- the hpaD gene encoding 3,4-dihydroxyphenylacetate 2,3-dioxygenase — MTDSQMPDIIRIAHTIFTVTDLAASRAFYVDLLGLNVLHEELGALYLRGVEDREWTLKLELAKQAGVRQIAYRVRADADLERMAALAEREGLPYRWESERDRPRILRMQDPFGVPVAFFRESVTHPWLLQDYHLHRGPGLQRVDHVNVMTPEVGRMRDWYAKELGFRTSEYTEDDEGRIWAAWVQRRGGVHDLAMTNGTGPRLHHWAYWMPDAMSIIRTCDILAGARQPERIERGPGRHGISNAFFLYVRDPDGHRIELYTSDYITVDPDFEPIRWHLNDPRRQTLWGAKTPRSWFEEGSSLEAFDGGWVEAQEGELKGIPVHVI; from the coding sequence ATGACTGATTCTCAGATGCCCGATATTATCCGCATTGCCCACACCATTTTTACAGTGACCGATCTGGCCGCCAGCCGCGCTTTCTACGTCGACCTGCTGGGCCTGAATGTGCTGCATGAGGAACTGGGGGCGCTGTATCTGCGCGGCGTGGAAGACCGCGAATGGACGCTGAAGCTGGAACTTGCCAAGCAGGCGGGCGTGCGCCAGATCGCCTACCGCGTGCGGGCCGACGCCGATTTGGAACGCATGGCAGCGTTGGCCGAGCGCGAAGGCCTCCCCTACCGCTGGGAATCCGAACGAGATCGGCCCCGCATACTACGCATGCAAGACCCGTTTGGCGTGCCCGTCGCCTTTTTCCGTGAAAGTGTGACCCACCCCTGGCTGTTGCAGGACTACCACCTCCACCGGGGGCCGGGGCTTCAGCGGGTAGACCATGTGAACGTGATGACGCCCGAAGTGGGCCGAATGCGTGACTGGTACGCCAAAGAACTGGGCTTCCGGACATCGGAATATACCGAGGACGACGAGGGCCGCATCTGGGCGGCCTGGGTGCAGCGGCGCGGCGGCGTGCACGATCTCGCCATGACCAACGGCACTGGCCCGCGCCTGCATCACTGGGCCTACTGGATGCCCGACGCCATGAGCATTATCCGGACCTGCGACATTCTGGCGGGAGCGCGGCAGCCCGAACGCATAGAGCGCGGCCCCGGCAGACACGGCATTTCCAACGCCTTCTTCCTGTATGTGCGCGATCCGGACGGCCACCGCATCGAGCTGTATACCAGCGATTACATCACGGTAGACCCGGATTTTGAGCCGATTCGCTGGCATCTGAACGACCCCCGGCGGCAGACTCTCTGGGGAGCCAAAACGCCGCGCAGTTGGTTTGAAGAAGGCTCCAGCCTGGAGGCGTTTGATGGCGGCTGGGTTGAGGCGCAGGAAGGCGAGCTGAAGGGAATACCTGTTCATGTTATTTAG